In a genomic window of Xylophilus rhododendri:
- a CDS encoding energy transducer TonB, giving the protein MSLNIPNHRRPGRRIAAACSIVLLALAASGCSTAPPAGAKLVNADALRPMGRIRTQLNTRDFQKSFAGGTTVLRLAIGADGKVDDIRIAESSGNASVDAAAARSLVGAAFVPYRENGVAIPVTTLMPMRFSPSGCIMAKPLDC; this is encoded by the coding sequence ATGTCACTGAATATCCCGAACCATCGACGGCCCGGCCGCCGAATCGCCGCCGCCTGCTCCATCGTGCTGCTTGCGCTGGCCGCAAGCGGCTGCAGCACTGCGCCGCCTGCTGGCGCCAAGCTGGTGAATGCCGATGCGTTGCGCCCCATGGGCCGCATTCGCACGCAGTTGAATACCCGCGATTTCCAGAAATCGTTCGCCGGCGGCACCACCGTATTGCGTCTGGCCATCGGAGCCGATGGCAAGGTCGATGACATCAGGATCGCGGAGTCCAGCGGCAATGCGTCGGTCGATGCCGCCGCAGCGCGTTCGTTGGTCGGCGCGGCCTTTGTGCCTTATCGGGAGAACGGGGTGGCCATTCCCGTCACCACGCTGATGCCCATGCGTTTTTCGCCTTCGGGTTGCATCATGGCCAAGCCGCTGGATTGCTAG
- a CDS encoding dienelactone hydrolase family protein, with product MALLPCAIAPAFGAAALPEEVTVVAKGSGLFNIELETTVYRPEGPGPFPIVVINHGKAPGNPRFQGRYRPAIAARFFLARGYAVVVPMRQGFSKSSGSYIVGGCNVEGNGREQANDVVAALDWATAQPWADKSRILVVGQSHGGWTTLAFGTRGYPGVKGLVDFAGGLRQENCTSWQQGLISGAGNYGAQTTVPSLWFYGDNDSYWPTPTWKSMFEQYVAGGAKARMVAFGSFASDSHTMFGSPAGAPIWQPQVQAFLQEIGLPYEPQPAFAQYAADPAPVASGFAAIDETDRLPDASPAALEGYRVFLSHQNPRAFAFSAKGGWGSGWGRGDTRARALENCTKKAPEGACQLYAVDDEVVWAVKP from the coding sequence TTGGCGCTGCTGCCCTGCGCCATCGCGCCGGCCTTCGGCGCCGCCGCCTTGCCGGAAGAGGTCACCGTGGTCGCCAAGGGCTCCGGCCTGTTCAACATCGAGCTGGAGACCACCGTCTACCGGCCGGAGGGCCCCGGCCCCTTTCCCATCGTCGTCATCAACCACGGCAAGGCGCCCGGCAACCCGAGGTTCCAGGGCCGCTACCGGCCGGCGATCGCCGCACGGTTCTTCCTGGCGCGCGGCTATGCGGTGGTGGTGCCGATGCGCCAGGGTTTCTCCAAATCGAGCGGCAGCTACATCGTCGGCGGCTGCAATGTGGAGGGCAACGGCCGCGAGCAGGCCAACGACGTGGTGGCCGCGCTCGACTGGGCCACCGCCCAGCCCTGGGCGGACAAGAGCCGCATCCTGGTCGTCGGCCAGTCGCACGGCGGCTGGACCACGCTGGCCTTCGGCACCCGCGGTTATCCGGGCGTGAAGGGCCTGGTCGACTTCGCCGGCGGCCTGCGGCAGGAGAACTGCACCAGCTGGCAGCAGGGCCTGATCAGCGGCGCCGGCAACTACGGCGCGCAGACGACGGTGCCCTCGCTCTGGTTCTACGGCGACAACGACAGCTACTGGCCCACGCCCACCTGGAAGAGCATGTTCGAGCAGTACGTGGCCGGCGGCGCCAAGGCGCGCATGGTCGCTTTCGGCAGCTTCGCCAGCGATTCGCACACCATGTTCGGCTCGCCCGCCGGCGCGCCGATCTGGCAGCCGCAGGTGCAGGCCTTCCTGCAGGAGATCGGCCTGCCCTACGAGCCACAGCCCGCGTTCGCCCAGTACGCCGCGGACCCGGCCCCGGTCGCCAGCGGCTTCGCCGCCATCGACGAGACCGACCGCCTGCCCGACGCCAGCCCCGCCGCGCTCGAAGGCTACCGGGTGTTCCTGAGCCACCAGAACCCGCGCGCCTTCGCCTTCAGCGCCAAGGGCGGCTGGGGTTCGGGCTGGGGCAGGGGGGACACGCGCGCCCGGGCACTGGAGAACTGCACGAAGAAGGCGCCCGAGGGTGCTTGCCAGCTCTACGCGGTGGATGACGAAGTGGTCTGGGCGGTCAAACCGTGA
- a CDS encoding class II aldolase and adducin N-terminal domain-containing protein, with protein sequence MASQPTADEGQTRIDLAAAFRLFARLGMHEAVANHMSAAVGPTGNTFLINPKWKHFSTIRASDLMLLDADMDPAGLDGSRVDVTAWAIHGQLHKRLPAVRVAMHLHPVHVTAISCLQRAEIIPIDQNTARYFRRVALDTAYGGMADSEAEGARLVALLGDKSRLLMGNHGVLVTADNIGEAFDDLYTMERACQVLVAAYATGQPLRVLPDEVAEATARDWEGIRDFSVAHFEEMKRLLDGEDPSYAD encoded by the coding sequence ATGGCATCCCAACCCACGGCCGACGAAGGCCAGACCCGCATCGACCTCGCGGCCGCCTTCCGCCTCTTCGCCCGGCTGGGCATGCACGAGGCCGTGGCCAACCACATGAGCGCGGCGGTCGGTCCCACCGGCAACACCTTCCTGATCAACCCGAAGTGGAAGCACTTCTCCACCATCCGCGCCAGCGACCTGATGCTGCTGGACGCCGACATGGACCCGGCCGGCCTGGACGGTTCCAGGGTGGATGTGACCGCCTGGGCGATCCACGGCCAGCTGCACAAACGCCTGCCCGCGGTGCGGGTGGCGATGCACCTGCACCCGGTGCATGTGACGGCCATCTCCTGCCTGCAGCGGGCCGAGATCATCCCCATCGACCAGAACACCGCCCGCTATTTCCGGCGCGTGGCGCTGGACACCGCCTACGGCGGCATGGCGGACTCCGAAGCCGAAGGCGCCCGCCTGGTGGCCCTGCTCGGCGACAAGTCGCGCCTGCTGATGGGCAACCACGGCGTGCTGGTCACCGCCGACAACATCGGCGAGGCCTTCGACGACCTCTACACCATGGAGCGCGCCTGCCAGGTGCTGGTGGCCGCCTATGCCACCGGCCAGCCCCTGCGGGTGCTGCCGGACGAGGTGGCTGAAGCCACCGCGCGGGATTGGGAAGGCATACGGGATTTCTCGGTCGCGCATTTCGAGGAAATGAAGCGGCTGCTGGATGGGGAGGATCCTTCCTACGCGGATTGA
- a CDS encoding DUF2845 domain-containing protein, with translation MSQRAAHRAWRLLGLGCLAAMSCAPAFAAEQSLSCNGFLVGKGEPAESLIRKCGEPIDFQAVCVSLLQINANERPIRSEAERMLLASHCVRMDEWLYDRGPGTFYGIVRIRDGVVESVRDGARGR, from the coding sequence GTGAGCCAGCGGGCAGCACATCGTGCGTGGCGGCTGCTCGGCCTGGGCTGCCTGGCGGCCATGTCCTGCGCACCGGCTTTTGCTGCCGAGCAATCGCTGAGCTGCAACGGCTTTCTGGTGGGCAAGGGCGAGCCCGCCGAGTCCTTGATCCGCAAGTGCGGCGAGCCGATCGACTTCCAGGCGGTCTGCGTGTCACTGCTGCAGATCAATGCCAACGAACGGCCGATCCGCTCGGAAGCCGAGCGCATGCTGCTGGCCTCGCACTGCGTGCGCATGGACGAATGGCTGTACGACCGCGGCCCGGGCACCTTCTACGGCATCGTGCGCATCCGCGACGGCGTGGTCGAATCGGTGCGCGACGGCGCACGCGGGCGCTGA
- a CDS encoding response regulator has protein sequence MDALPPPETDTHRWEDALASLDAGLRQGCDPAELARVGIDALAQALNPSRAGWGELSADGQGFTVLDDWTAPGWPSLAGPHRIAGHTGLARLQHRGRAAVVDDVREDGLAPAESQAMEAVGIRARLGLPVTDGERAGPIFFVHAPEPRQWTVEETCFARLAVERVARAIERRQSEQKLHELAWTLEQRVAERTEALRDSQDFTRLALTATGGVGVWTYEVASDRFFCDASVSDLYGIDAEEGAAGILRTRFLANVHPDDVPKLRATMSGGLERSGDLELEYRLVHPDGKVRWVLSRGHTYFDADNRPVRRTGVGVETTRQRQLEEQLRQAQKMESLGQLTGGIAHDFNNLLQGVVLPLQIAQKRLAQQQYESIGKHIEASMAAARRAAGLTQRLLAFARRQPLDSRTVALDASLAGLEPMLRNTCGVNIALEVEMADGLGPVVTDQHQFESAILNLTINARDAMPAGGTLRITAENLWLQPADAKGPLAELTPGDYVRVTVADTGTGMPASVIERAFDPFFTTKPIGQGTGLGLSMVYGYARQSGGIAVIGSSIGQGTRIALYFPRASETQALPAADTMATERAPAGKRVLVVEDDETVRRYAVELLQTDGFVVSEAVSGHQAMRLLEVQRDFDLLLSDVGLPGPNGRQVAELARERIPGIRIVLMTGYAEEAAHRNVFIDSGMELLVKPFDADALVDKVRQALSP, from the coding sequence TTGGACGCTCTGCCCCCACCTGAAACCGATACGCACCGCTGGGAAGACGCACTGGCATCGCTCGATGCCGGCCTGCGGCAAGGCTGCGATCCCGCGGAACTGGCCCGAGTCGGCATCGATGCCCTGGCGCAGGCGCTGAACCCCTCGCGGGCGGGCTGGGGCGAACTCTCGGCGGACGGCCAGGGCTTCACCGTGCTGGACGACTGGACCGCGCCGGGCTGGCCCAGCCTGGCCGGACCGCATCGCATCGCCGGCCACACCGGGCTGGCACGCCTGCAGCACCGGGGCCGGGCGGCGGTGGTCGACGATGTGCGGGAGGACGGTCTCGCCCCCGCCGAATCGCAGGCCATGGAAGCCGTGGGCATCCGCGCCCGGCTCGGCCTGCCGGTGACGGATGGCGAGCGCGCCGGCCCCATCTTCTTCGTGCATGCGCCAGAGCCCCGGCAGTGGACGGTCGAAGAGACCTGCTTCGCCCGCCTGGCGGTGGAGCGGGTGGCCCGGGCGATCGAGCGCCGCCAATCGGAGCAGAAGCTGCACGAGCTGGCCTGGACACTGGAGCAGCGAGTGGCCGAGCGCACCGAGGCCCTGCGCGATTCGCAGGACTTCACCCGCCTGGCGCTCACCGCCACCGGCGGCGTCGGTGTCTGGACCTACGAGGTGGCGAGCGACCGCTTCTTCTGCGATGCCTCGGTGTCCGACCTCTACGGCATCGATGCGGAAGAAGGCGCGGCCGGCATCCTGCGCACCCGTTTCCTGGCCAATGTGCATCCGGACGATGTTCCGAAGCTGCGCGCCACCATGTCCGGCGGGCTGGAGCGCAGCGGCGACCTGGAGCTGGAATACCGCCTGGTGCATCCCGACGGCAAGGTGCGCTGGGTGCTCTCGCGCGGCCACACCTATTTCGATGCCGACAACCGGCCGGTGCGGCGCACCGGCGTCGGTGTGGAGACCACCCGCCAGCGCCAGCTGGAGGAGCAGCTGCGGCAGGCGCAGAAGATGGAATCGCTGGGCCAGCTGACCGGCGGCATCGCCCACGATTTCAACAACCTGCTGCAGGGCGTGGTGCTGCCGCTGCAGATCGCGCAGAAACGGCTGGCGCAGCAGCAGTACGAGAGCATCGGCAAGCACATCGAGGCCAGCATGGCCGCCGCCCGGCGCGCCGCCGGCCTCACCCAGCGCCTGCTGGCCTTCGCCCGCCGCCAGCCGCTGGATTCGCGCACCGTGGCGCTGGATGCCTCGCTGGCCGGGCTGGAGCCGATGCTGCGCAACACCTGCGGCGTGAACATCGCGCTGGAGGTGGAGATGGCCGACGGACTCGGTCCGGTCGTCACCGACCAGCACCAGTTCGAAAGCGCCATCCTCAACCTGACGATCAATGCCCGAGACGCCATGCCCGCCGGCGGCACGCTGCGCATCACCGCCGAGAACCTGTGGCTGCAGCCGGCCGACGCCAAGGGCCCGCTGGCCGAGCTGACGCCGGGCGACTATGTGCGGGTGACGGTGGCCGACACCGGCACCGGCATGCCGGCCAGCGTGATCGAACGCGCCTTCGATCCCTTCTTCACCACCAAGCCGATCGGCCAGGGCACCGGGCTGGGGCTTTCGATGGTCTACGGCTATGCACGCCAGTCGGGCGGCATCGCGGTGATCGGCAGCAGCATCGGCCAGGGCACGCGCATCGCGCTGTACTTCCCTCGCGCTTCCGAGACCCAGGCCCTGCCCGCCGCCGACACCATGGCCACCGAACGCGCGCCGGCCGGCAAACGCGTGCTGGTGGTGGAAGACGACGAGACCGTGCGCCGCTACGCCGTCGAACTGCTCCAGACGGACGGCTTCGTGGTGAGCGAGGCGGTCAGCGGCCACCAGGCCATGCGCCTGCTCGAGGTGCAGCGCGACTTCGACCTGCTGCTGAGCGATGTCGGCCTGCCCGGCCCCAACGGCCGGCAGGTGGCGGAGCTGGCGCGCGAGCGCATTCCCGGCATCCGCATCGTGCTCATGACCGGCTATGCCGAGGAAGCGGCGCACCGCAACGTCTTCATCGACTCCGGCATGGAGCTGCTGGTCAAGCCCTTCGACGCCGATGCGCTGGTGGACAAGGTGCGGCAGGCGCTGAGCCCCTAA
- a CDS encoding coiled-coil domain-containing protein, giving the protein MKLTAIQRTFLVDQLGVKARPKKTLHIRSSSEKKDDAISEVFEDYLRREAKVLLSLTALERIAGTEKQVAALEHEVSEIQARARKAGYEDAPAVFKQAYKDLEDVKLRAARAAEIGAANPRFPALRQEVELALQKIAAHPQREHVETRTEEARGLLRTAVAENENKRYPQALSQIDSAKKACAEALDWAGQFNTYRVARTPAQVILLAMEDDFSDADWNAFKASLDQAEQDADVDTRKYAQATAAVKAVLEEMSEYLEEWTQDEIQIEIDKVEALPLAAFVDAEHQELLRMHGAVAQRVAAHDFAAIPALKDMALVVSTRAVDMATRRLAYDGKRQSAVDAVARLRPNTAMAGQVKAFDTVLKDQAAPLATAQRKRFEEAIALCEKVQKDCEALVGAAAVSQKFLDDRKRLTEGLSALRKLPAAAQMGEVLGALDGLLSEAGKRAAGETPDWPAGQEWLARLDSGLTAARTLAADLKDAMAARQAAQSAATPGDVAKAVESLRAEALKLEAEPCKALLAEEVKTIRLACEQALAKAAPGTDGKGADLEHARKALAQAAGLAAAGQGIRARQLDFDAALAQSRQRQKVLVERAKTGSFQALASQAAKLQPLLDGAVESAGTRAYATALSAVAQADEAVRAAEQAAEAIAAYDLRATPLGQRSATQKSAGDKVQDAEKLLATAKTALAELRFADARKALDQAEAKLEALKIARLAKANPADGDIARSAESLLQLDGGEKMLDDFVSTLTGRASFDLIVKLAEKRFGILLSSNDGKQTLSAKAIWAALASVPASHGTRSPSLKSVVHSNPDKGVSGAYGWTRKQATMEGRPDTGTEDYDASARQKALGLPLDYDTSQDPYAPKDPRPAELFNMTMLHEIGHAVDDRLAFMAGRAGQADFGGWVEYTDLGLIADAVAAAKKYDRGYVLQRLNGATPDAVAMPDGHPGGQAKWDSARQEVDNWYELAKNGDIWYDYAKSKRAAVAGVVYQEAYDNNWVSYLLDERRKGITGYQWRAPGEWFAELYMSWHGGKLKDNHPFAGWLKAL; this is encoded by the coding sequence ATGAAACTGACCGCCATCCAGCGCACGTTCCTCGTCGACCAGCTCGGGGTGAAGGCGCGGCCCAAGAAGACGCTGCACATCCGCAGCAGTTCCGAGAAGAAGGACGACGCCATCAGCGAGGTGTTCGAGGACTACCTCCGGCGCGAGGCCAAGGTGCTGCTGTCGCTGACGGCGCTAGAGCGGATCGCCGGCACCGAAAAGCAGGTGGCGGCGCTGGAGCACGAAGTCTCGGAGATCCAGGCCCGGGCCAGGAAAGCCGGTTATGAGGATGCGCCAGCCGTCTTCAAGCAGGCCTACAAGGATCTCGAGGATGTGAAGCTGCGCGCCGCCAGGGCCGCCGAGATCGGCGCCGCCAATCCGCGCTTCCCGGCGCTGCGCCAGGAAGTGGAGCTTGCCCTGCAGAAGATCGCCGCGCACCCGCAGCGCGAGCATGTCGAGACCCGCACCGAAGAGGCCCGCGGCCTGCTGCGCACCGCCGTCGCGGAAAACGAGAACAAGCGCTATCCGCAGGCCCTGAGCCAGATCGACTCCGCGAAGAAGGCCTGCGCCGAAGCACTGGACTGGGCCGGCCAGTTCAACACCTACCGGGTGGCGCGCACGCCGGCTCAGGTCATCCTGCTGGCGATGGAGGACGATTTCTCCGACGCGGACTGGAATGCCTTCAAGGCCAGCCTCGACCAGGCCGAACAGGACGCGGACGTGGACACACGCAAGTACGCGCAGGCGACCGCCGCCGTGAAGGCGGTCCTGGAGGAAATGAGCGAGTACCTGGAAGAGTGGACACAGGACGAGATCCAGATCGAGATCGACAAGGTCGAGGCGCTGCCCCTGGCCGCGTTCGTGGATGCCGAGCACCAGGAACTCCTGCGCATGCACGGCGCCGTCGCCCAGCGCGTGGCCGCCCATGACTTCGCCGCGATACCGGCCCTGAAGGACATGGCGCTGGTGGTCTCCACCCGGGCGGTCGATATGGCCACACGCCGGCTGGCCTACGACGGCAAGCGCCAGAGCGCCGTGGATGCCGTGGCGCGGCTCAGGCCCAACACGGCCATGGCCGGTCAGGTCAAGGCCTTCGACACCGTGCTGAAGGACCAGGCCGCCCCGCTGGCCACCGCCCAACGCAAGCGCTTCGAGGAAGCCATCGCCCTGTGCGAGAAAGTGCAGAAGGACTGCGAGGCGCTGGTGGGCGCTGCTGCCGTGTCCCAGAAATTCCTCGACGACCGCAAGCGGCTCACAGAAGGCCTGTCCGCCCTGCGCAAGCTGCCGGCCGCCGCGCAGATGGGCGAGGTGCTGGGCGCGCTCGACGGCCTGCTGTCGGAGGCGGGCAAACGCGCCGCCGGCGAAACGCCCGACTGGCCCGCCGGACAGGAATGGCTGGCCCGGCTGGACTCCGGCCTGACCGCGGCCCGCACCCTGGCCGCCGACCTGAAAGACGCCATGGCGGCCCGGCAGGCGGCGCAGTCGGCCGCCACGCCCGGGGACGTCGCCAAGGCCGTCGAATCGCTGCGGGCCGAGGCGCTCAAGCTCGAAGCCGAACCCTGCAAGGCCCTGCTCGCCGAAGAGGTCAAGACGATCCGCCTGGCCTGCGAACAGGCCCTGGCCAAAGCCGCCCCCGGCACCGACGGAAAGGGCGCCGATCTGGAGCATGCACGCAAGGCACTGGCCCAGGCGGCCGGGCTGGCGGCGGCGGGCCAGGGCATCCGGGCGCGGCAGCTGGATTTCGATGCGGCGCTCGCCCAGTCCCGCCAGCGCCAGAAGGTTCTTGTCGAACGCGCGAAGACGGGCAGCTTCCAGGCCCTCGCGTCCCAGGCGGCGAAGCTGCAGCCCTTGCTGGACGGCGCCGTCGAATCGGCCGGCACACGCGCCTACGCCACCGCGCTTTCGGCCGTGGCCCAGGCCGACGAAGCGGTCCGCGCAGCCGAGCAGGCGGCCGAGGCGATCGCGGCCTACGACCTGCGCGCGACGCCGCTGGGCCAGCGCAGCGCCACCCAGAAATCGGCCGGCGACAAGGTCCAGGACGCGGAGAAACTGCTGGCCACGGCCAAGACCGCGCTGGCCGAACTGCGCTTCGCCGATGCCCGCAAGGCCCTGGACCAGGCGGAGGCGAAGCTGGAGGCTCTCAAGATCGCCCGCCTGGCCAAGGCCAACCCGGCCGATGGCGACATCGCCCGCTCAGCCGAGTCACTGCTCCAGCTCGACGGCGGCGAGAAGATGCTGGACGACTTCGTCTCGACGCTCACCGGCCGGGCCAGCTTCGACCTGATCGTGAAGCTGGCGGAAAAACGCTTCGGCATCCTGCTTTCCTCGAACGACGGCAAGCAGACCCTGTCCGCCAAGGCCATCTGGGCCGCGCTGGCTTCGGTGCCGGCCTCGCACGGCACCCGCAGTCCGAGCCTGAAGTCGGTGGTGCACTCCAATCCCGACAAGGGCGTCAGCGGTGCCTACGGCTGGACCCGCAAGCAGGCGACCATGGAGGGCAGGCCCGACACCGGCACCGAGGACTACGACGCCAGTGCCCGCCAGAAGGCCCTCGGCCTGCCGCTGGACTACGACACCTCTCAGGACCCCTACGCGCCCAAGGACCCCAGGCCTGCCGAACTCTTCAACATGACGATGCTGCACGAGATCGGCCATGCGGTGGACGACCGGCTGGCCTTCATGGCCGGCCGGGCCGGCCAGGCCGATTTCGGCGGCTGGGTCGAATACACCGACCTGGGCCTCATCGCCGATGCCGTCGCCGCGGCCAAGAAATACGACCGCGGCTACGTGCTGCAACGGCTCAATGGCGCGACACCCGATGCCGTCGCGATGCCCGACGGCCATCCGGGCGGCCAGGCCAAGTGGGACAGTGCCCGACAGGAAGTGGACAACTGGTACGAGCTCGCCAAGAACGGCGACATCTGGTACGACTACGCCAAGTCCAAACGCGCCGCCGTCGCGGGCGTGGTCTACCAGGAAGCCTACGACAACAACTGGGTGAGCTACCTGCTGGACGAACGCAGGAAGGGCATCACCGGCTACCAGTGGCGCGCGCCCGGCGAATGGTTCGCCGAGCTCTACATGAGCTGGCACGGCGGCAAACTCAAGGACAACCATCCCTTCGCGGGCTGGCTCAAGGCCCTTTAA
- a CDS encoding CpXC domain-containing protein, giving the protein MSIIRTTPIPCPACGGAVDFPLVHSVNADRRPDLREDILSTVFQRQACPNCGTEFRVAPEFNYLDLGRRQWIAAWPADRMGDWSAVAERARQAFEQAFGGGAPASARELGKGLRCRLTFGWAALREKVFIAGAGLDDVTVELAKMALIRDSRQPPLGSAALRLLAIQDARLVFGWQDLQDESATELIEVDAQLLAEIEAEGEWAELRQRLSSEMFVDVLRLFLPTPELQS; this is encoded by the coding sequence ATGTCCATCATCCGCACCACCCCCATTCCCTGCCCCGCCTGCGGCGGCGCGGTGGACTTCCCCCTCGTGCACAGCGTCAACGCCGACCGGCGGCCGGACCTGCGCGAGGACATCCTCTCCACCGTGTTCCAGCGCCAGGCCTGCCCGAACTGCGGCACCGAATTCCGGGTGGCGCCCGAATTCAATTACCTGGACCTGGGCCGGCGGCAGTGGATCGCGGCCTGGCCGGCCGACCGCATGGGCGACTGGTCGGCCGTCGCCGAGCGCGCGCGCCAGGCCTTCGAGCAGGCTTTCGGCGGCGGCGCACCTGCCAGCGCGCGTGAACTCGGCAAAGGCCTGCGCTGCCGCCTCACCTTCGGCTGGGCGGCGCTGCGCGAGAAGGTGTTCATCGCCGGCGCGGGCCTGGACGACGTGACGGTCGAACTCGCCAAGATGGCGCTGATCCGCGACAGCCGCCAGCCGCCGCTGGGCAGCGCCGCGCTGCGCCTGCTGGCCATCCAGGACGCCCGCCTGGTCTTCGGCTGGCAGGACCTGCAGGACGAATCCGCCACCGAGCTGATCGAGGTCGATGCCCAGCTGCTCGCGGAAATCGAGGCCGAGGGCGAATGGGCCGAGCTGCGCCAGCGCCTGTCCTCGGAGATGTTCGTGGACGTGTTGCGCCTCTTCCTGCCGACGCCCGAGCTGCAGTCCTGA
- a CDS encoding LysE family translocator has product MDPLLFVPVAILLSLTPGPNNICALNNGIRQGPAVAVLATFGRVAAFAIFLTVSALGLGAMLLASEKAFVVIKWVGAAYLFWLGVRTWRSAPHIAADAAASPAAAARPLRSLVLQEFLVAISNPKAVLLFAAVFPQFIKPDQPAAHQFLVLGSIYLLAEFVSSLVYGLGGQQLSRIISSRRGAKNMNRVTGGFFVGAGGLLLSVHR; this is encoded by the coding sequence ATGGATCCCTTGCTTTTCGTACCGGTGGCCATCCTGCTGTCGCTGACGCCCGGCCCCAACAACATCTGCGCGCTGAACAACGGCATCCGCCAGGGCCCGGCCGTGGCGGTGCTGGCCACCTTCGGCCGCGTGGCGGCCTTCGCCATCTTCCTGACCGTCTCCGCCCTGGGCCTGGGCGCGATGCTGCTGGCCTCGGAAAAGGCCTTCGTCGTCATCAAATGGGTGGGCGCCGCCTACCTGTTCTGGCTGGGCGTGCGCACCTGGCGCAGCGCGCCCCATATCGCCGCCGACGCAGCCGCATCGCCGGCGGCCGCCGCCCGGCCGCTGCGCAGCCTGGTGCTGCAGGAGTTCCTGGTGGCCATCAGCAACCCCAAGGCGGTCCTGCTGTTCGCAGCGGTCTTCCCGCAGTTCATCAAGCCGGACCAGCCGGCCGCGCATCAGTTCCTGGTGCTGGGCAGCATCTACCTGCTGGCGGAGTTCGTCTCGTCCCTGGTCTACGGCCTGGGTGGGCAGCAGCTCAGCCGCATCATCAGCAGCCGGCGCGGCGCGAAGAACATGAACCGGGTGACCGGGGGATTCTTCGTCGGGGCGGGGGGCTTGCTGCTGTCGGTGCATCGCTAG
- a CDS encoding polysaccharide deacetylase family protein: MTEPSNAATAATYGGVLPAHDRFDYSPIHARPDYAWPNGARLAVYLGFNLEHFAFGEGMGACIGPASPEPDVLNYSWREYGNRVGAWRCLEMFDALGMPAATILNTALYDHCPELVAACVARGDELVGHGHTNAERQGVWSEAAERRLLADCRERITRESGQAPAGWLSPWISESARTPDLLAETGYAYTLNWCHDDQPLPMRTRAGTELWSVPYPQELNDIPMIVGRRMDAAAFAQMTLDNLDEMLLQSAAQPLVMGLALHPYIVGQPYRLKHLRRVLERFAQARDRGEIWLATPGAVCAHARAAHQRAAA; the protein is encoded by the coding sequence TTGACCGAACCTTCGAATGCCGCGACAGCGGCCACCTACGGCGGCGTGCTGCCGGCCCACGACCGTTTCGACTACTCGCCCATCCACGCCCGCCCGGACTACGCCTGGCCCAACGGCGCGCGGCTGGCGGTGTACCTGGGCTTCAACCTGGAGCATTTCGCCTTCGGCGAAGGCATGGGCGCCTGCATAGGCCCGGCCTCGCCGGAGCCGGACGTGCTGAACTACTCCTGGCGCGAGTACGGCAACCGGGTGGGCGCCTGGCGCTGCCTGGAGATGTTCGATGCGCTGGGCATGCCCGCGGCCACCATCCTCAACACCGCCTTGTACGACCACTGCCCCGAGCTGGTGGCGGCCTGCGTGGCGCGCGGCGACGAGCTGGTGGGCCACGGCCATACCAACGCCGAGCGCCAGGGCGTCTGGTCCGAAGCCGCCGAACGCCGCCTGCTGGCCGACTGCCGCGAACGCATCACACGCGAGAGCGGCCAGGCTCCGGCCGGCTGGCTATCGCCCTGGATATCGGAGAGCGCCCGCACCCCCGACCTGCTGGCCGAGACCGGCTACGCCTACACCCTCAACTGGTGCCACGACGACCAGCCCCTGCCCATGCGCACCCGCGCCGGCACCGAGCTGTGGTCGGTGCCCTATCCGCAGGAACTCAACGACATCCCGATGATCGTCGGCCGCCGCATGGACGCCGCCGCCTTCGCGCAGATGACGCTGGACAACCTCGACGAGATGCTGCTGCAGTCCGCCGCCCAGCCCCTGGTGATGGGCCTGGCCCTGCATCCCTACATCGTCGGCCAGCCCTATCGCCTCAAGCACCTGCGCCGGGTGCTGGAGCGCTTCGCGCAGGCACGCGACCGGGGCGAGATCTGGCTGGCCACGCCGGGCGCGGTCTGCGCCCATGCGCGGGCGGCGCACCAGCGCGCCGCCGCCTGA
- a CDS encoding tyrosine-type recombinase/integrase, translating to MKDIWAIRIHLQLRHRTRDLALSNLGIDSKLRGCDLLQLRVQDIACAGRVAARASIVQQKTRLPTQFEITELTRVSVAAWLEEAQLQARDYVFPSRNAYAHHLSTRQYARIVDSWVEEIGLDPAAYRTHTMRRTKASLIYRRTKNLRAVQLLLGHTKLESTVRYLGVEVDDALEISELTEALRHRPGR from the coding sequence TTGAAAGACATCTGGGCGATCCGCATACACCTTCAACTGCGCCATCGAACCCGCGACTTAGCCCTGTCTAATTTAGGCATAGACAGCAAGCTGCGAGGCTGTGATCTGCTGCAATTGCGTGTCCAAGACATCGCGTGCGCTGGCCGAGTGGCGGCGCGCGCATCCATCGTTCAACAGAAGACGCGCTTGCCCACCCAGTTCGAGATCACCGAACTCACCCGCGTATCGGTAGCGGCTTGGCTGGAAGAAGCGCAGCTTCAAGCCCGCGACTATGTTTTTCCGTCGCGCAATGCCTATGCCCACCATCTCAGCACCAGGCAATACGCCCGAATCGTGGACTCCTGGGTAGAGGAAATCGGCCTCGACCCGGCGGCGTACCGTACGCACACGATGAGACGCACCAAGGCGTCGCTGATTTACAGGCGAACCAAAAACCTGCGCGCGGTACAACTATTGCTGGGGCACACTAAGCTCGAGAGCACCGTGCGCTACCTTGGCGTCGAGGTCGATGATGCTCTGGAAATTTCTGAGCTGACGGAAGCTTTAAGACATCGGCCGGGTCGGTAA